A DNA window from Actinomadura coerulea contains the following coding sequences:
- a CDS encoding vWA domain-containing protein translates to MSEPQFTISIDQNKFLPEGGREVHAIVSVEASAGEGEGEGAPVAYSTRASEVVIIDTSGSMSYPDTKLRAAIAAAQVAVDTLRDGVEFAVVSGSNTAKMVFPRHQGTVPATPETRAEAKHALSRLTAAGGTAIGSWLRLADDLFGGRDGIRHAILLTDGKNQHETAEELDAALARCGGRFVCDCRGVGTDWEVAELRKVASALLGSVGMVADPAGLVEDFRAMTEAAMGKSVADVALRVWTPQTARLRFVKQVSPSVEDLTGKRAESAPQAGDYPLGAWGAESRDYHICVEVPPGEIGKELRAAWVKLVVPGPPGEEARVVATANVLAQWTDDEAESTRINPRVAGYTGQAELAAAIQEGLQARKDGDLDTATARLGRAVVLAGEAGNEEITAMLRKVVDVVDEAAGTVRLKRDVAKADEMELDTRSSKTVRTRKDETVTTRRGEG, encoded by the coding sequence ATGAGTGAGCCGCAGTTCACCATCTCCATCGACCAGAACAAGTTCCTGCCCGAGGGCGGCCGCGAGGTGCACGCCATCGTGTCCGTCGAGGCGAGCGCGGGCGAGGGCGAGGGCGAGGGCGCCCCCGTCGCGTACTCGACCCGGGCGTCCGAGGTCGTCATCATCGACACCTCCGGCTCGATGTCCTACCCCGACACCAAGCTGCGCGCGGCGATCGCGGCCGCGCAGGTCGCGGTCGACACGCTGCGCGACGGCGTGGAGTTCGCCGTCGTCTCCGGCTCCAACACCGCCAAGATGGTCTTCCCCCGCCACCAGGGGACGGTCCCCGCCACCCCGGAGACCCGCGCGGAGGCCAAGCACGCGCTGAGCCGGCTGACGGCGGCCGGCGGCACCGCGATCGGGTCCTGGCTGCGGCTGGCCGACGACCTCTTCGGCGGCCGCGACGGCATCCGGCACGCGATCCTGCTGACCGACGGCAAGAACCAGCACGAGACGGCGGAGGAGCTCGACGCGGCCCTGGCCCGCTGCGGCGGGCGCTTCGTCTGCGACTGCCGCGGCGTCGGCACCGACTGGGAGGTCGCCGAGCTGCGCAAGGTCGCCTCCGCCCTGCTCGGCAGCGTCGGCATGGTGGCCGACCCGGCCGGGCTGGTCGAGGACTTCCGCGCCATGACGGAGGCGGCGATGGGCAAGTCCGTCGCCGACGTCGCCCTGCGCGTGTGGACCCCGCAGACGGCCCGGCTGCGGTTCGTCAAGCAGGTCTCCCCGTCGGTGGAGGACCTCACCGGCAAGCGCGCGGAGTCGGCGCCGCAGGCCGGCGACTACCCGCTCGGCGCGTGGGGCGCCGAGAGCCGCGACTACCACATCTGCGTGGAGGTGCCGCCGGGCGAGATCGGCAAGGAGCTGCGCGCCGCGTGGGTGAAGCTCGTGGTGCCGGGCCCGCCGGGCGAGGAGGCGCGCGTCGTCGCGACCGCGAACGTCCTCGCCCAGTGGACCGACGACGAGGCGGAGTCCACCCGCATCAACCCGCGGGTGGCCGGCTACACCGGGCAGGCGGAGCTGGCCGCGGCGATCCAGGAGGGCCTGCAGGCCCGCAAGGACGGCGACCTCGACACCGCGACGGCACGGCTCGGCCGGGCCGTGGTGCTCGCGGGCGAGGCGGGCAACGAGGAGATCACCGCGATGCTCCGCAAGGTGGTGGACGTCGTGGACGAGGCGGCCGGTACGGTCCGGCTGAAGCGCGACGTCGCCAAGGCCGACGAGATGGAGCTCGACACGCGCTCCAGCAAGACGGTCCGGACCCGCAAGGACGAGACGGTGACCACCAGGAGGGGCGAGGGCTGA
- a CDS encoding FHA domain-containing protein codes for MASCPSGHTSQAQDYCDVCGERIEGATTGAAPPPSGPRPSPGGASCPDCGTPGTDRFCEACGYDFAIGGGRPTPTPTPSPSPVAAPEPEPPVPVPSGPGTARRGPSDPRRPPAPPVPAPPVPAPPVPAPPVPAPPVPAPPVPAPPVPAPPVPAAVWTAVVRADREYYNTVIAEEGPDSASLAFPPYAPERRIPLAGEQVRIGRRSSSQPSPPEIDLREPPEDPGVSHVHAVLLAKPDGTWTLVDPGSTNRTCVNGSTDPIPYNVEVPVSEGDRIHVGAWTTITLTRGEAT; via the coding sequence ATGGCGAGTTGCCCTAGCGGACACACCTCGCAGGCGCAGGACTACTGCGACGTCTGCGGCGAGCGCATCGAGGGCGCCACCACCGGCGCGGCACCCCCGCCGTCCGGCCCGCGGCCGTCCCCGGGCGGGGCTTCGTGCCCCGACTGCGGGACGCCCGGCACCGACCGCTTCTGCGAGGCGTGCGGCTACGACTTCGCCATCGGCGGCGGCAGGCCGACGCCGACGCCGACGCCGTCGCCGTCGCCCGTGGCCGCGCCGGAACCCGAGCCCCCGGTGCCCGTCCCGTCCGGGCCGGGCACGGCACGGCGCGGGCCGTCCGATCCGCGGCGTCCGCCCGCACCCCCCGTCCCCGCGCCCCCCGTTCCGGCCCCGCCGGTGCCGGCGCCGCCCGTTCCCGCTCCCCCGGTCCCGGCTCCCCCGGTCCCGGCGCCGCCCGTTCCCGCGCCGCCGGTGCCCGCGGCGGTGTGGACGGCGGTCGTGCGCGCCGACCGCGAGTACTACAACACGGTCATCGCCGAAGAAGGCCCCGACTCGGCGTCGCTGGCGTTCCCCCCGTACGCGCCCGAACGGCGGATCCCCCTCGCCGGGGAGCAGGTCCGCATCGGGCGGCGCAGCTCCTCGCAGCCGTCCCCGCCCGAGATCGACCTGCGCGAGCCGCCCGAGGACCCCGGCGTCTCCCACGTCCACGCGGTCCTGCTGGCGAAGCCCGACGGCACCTGGACGCTGGTCGACCCCGGCTCGACCAACCGCACCTGCGTCAACGGCTCCACCGACCCCATTCCCTACAACGTGGAGGTCCCGGTCTCCGAGGGCGACCGGATCCACGTGGGCGCCTGGACCACCATCACGCTCACACGAGGCGAGGCGACATGA
- a CDS encoding PH domain-containing protein: protein MNLQDMMVHRDTSSRTVDKYLMSYEGRVIAVRRHPAVLLLPVAVVVAGLIACGAASAVSGQIWIWWLWLITVCYLAWKVISWSVDFFLVTEHRVMVVNGVLNRNVAMMPLAKVTDIALNRSVLGRVFGYGEFVMESAGQKQALRNVGFMPYPEQLYLEVSSVIFGTVEESPD, encoded by the coding sequence GTGAATCTGCAGGACATGATGGTGCACCGCGACACCTCGTCGCGGACGGTCGACAAGTATCTGATGTCCTACGAGGGCCGTGTCATCGCGGTGCGGCGGCATCCCGCCGTCCTGCTGCTGCCGGTCGCGGTCGTCGTGGCCGGGCTCATCGCGTGCGGCGCGGCCAGCGCGGTCAGCGGGCAGATCTGGATCTGGTGGCTGTGGCTGATCACCGTCTGCTACCTGGCCTGGAAGGTGATCTCCTGGTCGGTGGACTTCTTCCTCGTCACCGAGCACCGGGTGATGGTCGTCAACGGCGTCCTCAACCGCAACGTCGCGATGATGCCGCTCGCCAAGGTCACCGACATCGCGCTGAACCGCTCGGTGCTCGGGCGGGTCTTCGGCTACGGCGAGTTCGTGATGGAGTCCGCGGGCCAGAAGCAGGCGCTGCGCAACGTCGGTTTCATGCCGTACCCGGAGCAGCTGTACCTGGAGGTCTCGTCCGTCATCTTCGGCACGGTCGAAGAGTCGCCGGACTGA
- a CDS encoding ABC transporter permease, translating into MGGVRGRLAPYLMILPGGLWLAAFFLVPLVLMVSLSLQTGNLIDGFQQTLHWQNYTDGLSTYGDKFVRSLWYGLLATVACIALAYPAAYWIAFRGGRAKSTYLFLLLLPYFVSFILRTVSWKLVLTDNGPILGPLRDHGVLPEDFHVLDTGVAVVSGLAYNFLPFMVLPIYVALERIDPRVVEAAYDLYASRAQAFLRVILPLSLPGVFAGVIMTFVPVSSDYVNAEVLGGPQNTMIGNVIQTEYFNNSAYPTASALSFALMAILLVGIFAYARTLGTQDVLEAAGR; encoded by the coding sequence ATGGGCGGGGTGCGGGGACGGCTCGCGCCGTACCTGATGATCCTTCCGGGCGGGCTGTGGCTGGCGGCGTTCTTCCTCGTCCCGCTGGTGCTGATGGTGTCCCTGTCGCTGCAGACCGGGAACCTCATCGACGGCTTCCAGCAGACGCTGCACTGGCAGAACTACACCGACGGGCTCAGCACCTACGGCGACAAGTTCGTCCGGTCGCTCTGGTACGGGCTGCTCGCGACGGTCGCGTGCATCGCGCTCGCCTACCCGGCCGCGTACTGGATCGCGTTCCGCGGCGGGCGCGCCAAGTCGACGTACCTGTTCCTCCTGCTGCTTCCGTACTTCGTCTCGTTCATCCTGCGGACGGTGTCGTGGAAGCTCGTCCTCACCGACAACGGCCCGATCCTCGGTCCGCTGCGCGACCACGGCGTCCTCCCGGAGGACTTCCACGTCCTGGACACGGGCGTGGCGGTCGTGTCCGGGCTCGCCTACAACTTCCTGCCGTTCATGGTCCTGCCGATCTACGTGGCCCTCGAACGCATCGACCCGCGCGTGGTGGAGGCGGCCTACGACCTGTACGCGAGCCGCGCGCAGGCGTTCCTGCGGGTCATCCTGCCGCTGTCGCTGCCCGGCGTGTTCGCCGGCGTGATCATGACGTTCGTGCCGGTGTCGTCGGACTACGTCAACGCCGAGGTGCTCGGCGGCCCGCAGAACACCATGATCGGCAACGTCATCCAGACCGAGTACTTCAACAACAGCGCCTACCCGACGGCGTCCGCGCTGTCGTTCGCGCTGATGGCGATCCTGCTCGTCGGCATCTTCGCCTACGCGCGCACGCTCGGCACGCAGGACGTCCTGGAGGCGGCGGGACGATGA
- a CDS encoding ABC transporter permease, with amino-acid sequence MTTHTKPPVTPAKTPPRRRAPRRRRISGLHLYTLVLIAWLLLPIAIMILFGFNDTRSKQNFEWQGFTLRWYAHLFDKSDLTAAVVNSLTIALLSTLITTVIGTFAGLALGRYRFRGKGSTNLVLFMAISCPEIVMGASLLSMFVTFNLPRGYLTILLAHVMFSIAFVAVTVRARVVGLDPAVEEAAQDLGAGPWTRFRLVTLPMIMPGVLAGALLAFVLSIDDFVITNFTSGATVTFPLWIYGSTRTGTPPQVNVMGTLIFAVGVLIAVVSARRSARARR; translated from the coding sequence ATGACGACGCACACCAAGCCCCCCGTGACGCCCGCCAAGACCCCGCCGCGGCGCCGCGCGCCCCGCCGGCGCCGGATCTCCGGCCTGCACCTGTACACCCTGGTGCTGATCGCGTGGCTGCTCCTGCCGATCGCGATCATGATCCTGTTCGGGTTCAACGACACCCGCAGCAAGCAGAACTTCGAGTGGCAGGGCTTCACGCTCAGGTGGTACGCGCACCTGTTCGACAAGAGCGACCTCACCGCGGCAGTCGTCAACTCGCTGACCATCGCGCTGCTCAGCACGCTGATCACGACGGTCATCGGGACGTTCGCGGGCCTCGCCCTCGGCCGGTACCGGTTCCGCGGCAAGGGCTCGACGAACCTCGTGCTGTTCATGGCGATCTCCTGCCCGGAGATCGTGATGGGCGCCTCGCTGCTGTCGATGTTCGTCACGTTCAACCTGCCGCGCGGCTACCTGACGATCCTCCTCGCGCACGTGATGTTCTCGATCGCGTTCGTGGCCGTGACGGTCCGGGCCCGCGTCGTCGGGCTCGACCCGGCGGTGGAGGAGGCGGCGCAGGACCTCGGCGCCGGCCCGTGGACGCGGTTCCGCCTGGTCACCCTGCCGATGATCATGCCGGGGGTGCTGGCGGGGGCGCTGCTGGCGTTCGTGCTGTCCATCGACGACTTCGTCATCACCAACTTCACCAGCGGCGCCACCGTCACGTTCCCGCTGTGGATCTACGGCTCCACCAGGACGGGGACGCCGCCGCAGGTCAACGTGATGGGGACGCTCATCTTCGCGGTCGGCGTGCTGATCGCGGTGGTGTCGGCCCGGCGAAGCGCCCGCGCGCGAAGATGA
- a CDS encoding PP2C family serine/threonine-protein phosphatase: MTDDHTRAGDTTGTDEPGTGTAGTDQGKAAELSCPACGAVVFAEEIFCEECGHRLADGPPAAAAGRDGATVRQESAPSARRAGGAGPCPGCGGTAIDADGYCETCGLRQPAERDHVEIELPAGSGGNGTRPVVAAGASDRGRRYSRNEDALALAAHLSGVAAVVSDGVGSSQRPDEASRAAADTGLAELVARLDAGEDAEDATRHAALRAAAAVAALATSPSDAPSCTYVSAVTRGPAVTVGWIGDSRAYWLAADGSGEDAGAGPAPDELDAAEVSTGDMAELAASRRLTEDDSWAAFMVAEGSLTEAEAEAHPNAHVITAWLGADAGQVSPHVATFRPGGPGTLLVCSDGLWNYFPAAADLAALLAGPGGGSPGPAADPLGAARTLVSRALEAGGRDNITVAVIPVPFPGGSGGRVHESIPQSTEEPR, translated from the coding sequence GTGACCGACGACCACACCCGAGCCGGCGACACCACCGGGACCGACGAACCCGGAACCGGCACCGCCGGGACGGACCAGGGGAAGGCGGCCGAGCTGTCCTGCCCCGCCTGCGGCGCCGTGGTGTTCGCCGAGGAGATCTTCTGCGAGGAGTGCGGGCACCGGCTCGCCGACGGCCCGCCCGCCGCGGCCGCCGGGCGCGACGGCGCCACGGTCAGGCAGGAGTCCGCGCCCTCCGCCCGCCGGGCGGGCGGGGCGGGCCCGTGCCCCGGATGCGGCGGGACGGCGATCGACGCCGACGGCTACTGCGAGACGTGCGGCCTGCGCCAGCCCGCCGAACGCGACCACGTCGAGATCGAGCTGCCGGCCGGGTCCGGCGGCAACGGCACCCGCCCGGTCGTCGCGGCGGGCGCGAGCGACCGCGGCCGCCGCTACAGCCGCAACGAGGACGCGCTGGCCCTCGCCGCGCACCTGTCCGGCGTCGCGGCCGTCGTGTCCGACGGCGTCGGCTCCTCGCAGCGTCCCGACGAGGCCTCCCGCGCCGCGGCCGACACCGGCCTCGCCGAGCTGGTGGCGCGGCTCGACGCCGGGGAGGACGCCGAGGACGCCACCCGGCACGCGGCGCTGCGCGCGGCCGCCGCCGTCGCCGCGCTCGCCACCTCGCCGTCCGACGCGCCGTCGTGCACCTACGTGTCCGCGGTGACGCGCGGCCCGGCGGTCACCGTCGGCTGGATCGGGGACAGCCGCGCCTACTGGCTGGCCGCCGACGGCTCCGGCGAGGACGCCGGGGCGGGGCCCGCGCCCGACGAGCTGGACGCGGCCGAGGTCAGCACCGGCGACATGGCCGAGCTCGCCGCGTCCCGCCGGCTCACCGAGGACGACTCGTGGGCCGCGTTCATGGTCGCCGAGGGCTCGCTGACCGAGGCGGAGGCGGAGGCGCACCCGAACGCGCACGTCATCACCGCGTGGCTGGGCGCCGACGCCGGGCAGGTCAGCCCGCACGTGGCGACGTTCCGGCCCGGCGGCCCCGGCACGCTGCTGGTGTGCAGCGACGGGCTGTGGAACTACTTCCCGGCCGCCGCCGACCTGGCGGCCCTGCTGGCCGGCCCCGGCGGCGGGTCGCCGGGGCCGGCGGCCGACCCGCTCGGCGCCGCGCGGACGCTGGTGAGCCGCGCGCTGGAGGCCGGCGGCCGCGACAACATCACGGTCGCCGTGATCCCGGTCCCCTTCCCCGGCGGTTCCGGCGGCCGCGTCCACGAGAGCATCCCCCAGAGCACGGAGGAGCCCCGATGA
- a CDS encoding glutamate ABC transporter substrate-binding protein, with translation MVEVRARRLAAAVLAAAAVLGAGTACGIADAREDSVAGKDALVIGVNGDQPGLGERRDDGSFTGFDIDVAKEIARRMRVPAAGVTFRRVTSATREKMLQDGDVDLVVASYSITPERKVKVSFAGPYYVAHQDILVRRSEARSIRNIDDLKGRRLCRVPGSVSFPRVHDEQGVAALPVETSGYADCLTGLTGGRLDAVSTDDLILAGLAAKASRGGLTLVNAPFTDEPYGVGIRKGDVDGCEAVNKAITRMYQDGTAPRLLDKWFRPAGLKATTTVPQFEGCV, from the coding sequence GTGGTCGAAGTGAGGGCGCGGCGCCTCGCGGCGGCGGTGCTCGCCGCGGCGGCCGTCCTCGGCGCGGGAACGGCGTGCGGGATCGCCGACGCCCGTGAGGACTCCGTCGCCGGAAAGGACGCGCTCGTCATCGGCGTGAACGGCGACCAGCCGGGACTCGGCGAACGCCGGGACGACGGCTCGTTCACCGGATTCGACATCGACGTCGCGAAAGAGATCGCCCGGCGGATGCGCGTGCCCGCCGCCGGCGTGACGTTCCGGCGGGTGACGTCGGCGACCCGCGAGAAAATGCTCCAGGACGGCGACGTCGACCTCGTGGTGGCCAGCTATTCCATCACGCCGGAACGCAAGGTGAAGGTGTCGTTCGCGGGTCCCTACTATGTGGCCCACCAGGACATTCTCGTCCGCAGGTCCGAGGCCCGCTCCATCCGGAACATCGACGACCTGAAAGGGCGGCGGCTCTGCCGCGTGCCCGGGTCGGTGTCGTTCCCGCGCGTCCACGACGAGCAGGGCGTCGCCGCGCTGCCGGTCGAGACGAGCGGCTACGCCGACTGCCTCACCGGCCTCACCGGGGGGCGGCTGGACGCGGTCTCGACCGACGACCTGATCCTCGCGGGCCTCGCGGCGAAGGCGTCCCGGGGCGGCCTCACGCTCGTCAACGCCCCGTTCACCGACGAGCCCTACGGCGTCGGCATCAGGAAGGGCGACGTCGACGGCTGCGAGGCGGTCAACAAGGCGATCACGCGGATGTACCAGGACGGCACCGCGCCGCGGCTGCTGGACAAGTGGTTCCGCCCCGCCGGGCTGAAGGCCACCACCACCGTCCCCCAATTCGAGGGCTGCGTCTGA
- a CDS encoding NAD(P)/FAD-dependent oxidoreductase, which translates to MNADPNVNVAESLAGAAPEPFWLRDPARPGAGPALSGALTCDLAVVGGGYSGLWTALLAKERDPSLDVVVLEAGRIGAAASGRNGGFCAASLTHGLENGLGRWPDDAHTLERLGWDNLRAIAETLTRHGIDAEWEPTGEMSVATEEWQVPALQEAADKAYEHGWEPILLGPEAVRAEVDSPTYLAGLWDRDAVAMVHPAKLAWGLADACRALGVRVFENTRVTALRTDARRLRLTAAAPSRRGDRASRQLGTVTARNVALGTGAFPPILRRLRNYVVPVYDYALVTEPLTPAQRASIGWRHRQGLGDSANQFHYYRLTADDRILWGGYDAIYHFGNGMRPALERRPSTYATLARHFFATFPQLEGMRFTNAWGGVIDTCSRFCAFYGTAYDGRLAYAAGYTGLGVGATRFGADVMLDLLRIGLAPGEETERTRLAMVRSKPVPFPPEPLRYGVIELTRREIARADRNAGRRGLWLRTLDRMGLGFDS; encoded by the coding sequence ATGAACGCGGACCCGAACGTGAACGTGGCCGAGTCGCTCGCGGGCGCCGCCCCGGAGCCGTTCTGGCTCCGGGACCCGGCCCGCCCCGGCGCGGGCCCCGCGCTTTCCGGCGCCCTGACGTGCGACCTCGCCGTCGTCGGCGGCGGCTACAGCGGCCTGTGGACGGCCCTGCTCGCCAAGGAGCGCGACCCGTCCCTGGACGTGGTGGTGCTGGAGGCGGGCCGGATCGGCGCCGCCGCGTCCGGACGCAACGGCGGGTTCTGCGCCGCCAGCCTCACCCACGGCCTGGAGAACGGCCTCGGGCGCTGGCCGGACGACGCCCACACGCTCGAACGCCTCGGCTGGGACAACCTGCGCGCGATCGCGGAGACCCTGACCCGCCACGGCATCGACGCCGAGTGGGAGCCGACCGGCGAGATGAGCGTCGCCACCGAGGAATGGCAGGTGCCCGCGCTCCAGGAGGCGGCGGACAAGGCCTACGAGCACGGCTGGGAACCGATCCTGCTGGGCCCGGAGGCGGTCCGCGCCGAGGTCGACTCGCCCACCTACCTGGCGGGCCTGTGGGACCGCGACGCCGTCGCCATGGTGCATCCGGCCAAGCTCGCCTGGGGCCTGGCGGACGCGTGCCGCGCCCTCGGCGTCCGCGTCTTCGAGAACACCCGCGTCACGGCGCTGCGCACCGACGCCCGGCGGCTCCGGCTGACGGCCGCCGCGCCCTCGCGGCGAGGCGACCGGGCGTCCCGCCAGCTCGGGACGGTCACCGCCCGGAACGTCGCCCTGGGGACCGGCGCCTTCCCTCCGATCCTCCGGCGCCTGCGCAACTACGTCGTCCCGGTGTACGACTACGCCCTCGTCACGGAGCCGCTCACCCCCGCGCAGCGCGCGTCCATCGGCTGGCGGCACCGGCAAGGGCTCGGCGACAGCGCCAACCAGTTCCACTACTACCGGCTCACCGCCGACGACCGGATCCTGTGGGGCGGCTACGACGCCATTTACCACTTCGGCAACGGAATGCGTCCCGCGCTGGAACGGCGCCCCTCCACGTACGCGACCCTGGCCCGGCACTTCTTCGCGACGTTCCCGCAACTGGAGGGCATGCGCTTCACCAACGCCTGGGGCGGCGTCATCGACACGTGCAGCCGCTTCTGCGCCTTCTACGGGACGGCGTACGACGGCAGGCTCGCGTACGCGGCGGGCTACACCGGCCTGGGTGTCGGCGCCACCCGCTTCGGAGCCGACGTCATGCTCGACCTTCTGCGGATCGGACTCGCGCCCGGTGAGGAGACCGAGCGGACCCGGCTGGCGATGGTGCGCTCCAAGCCCGTCCCGTTCCCGCCCGAGCCGCTGCGCTACGGCGTCATCGAGCTGACCCGGCGCGAGATCGCCCGCGCCGACCGCAACGCGGGGCGCCGCGGGCTCTGGCTCCGCACCCTCGACCGCATGGGCCTCGGCTTCGACTCCTGA